A genomic window from Microbacterium sp. H1-D42 includes:
- a CDS encoding LysR family substrate-binding domain-containing protein, whose amino-acid sequence MKNDRRRPARGARPARPGSGKPAPKKGAQGKGAPGKSTQKKAPAKRFDEPKPAPEEPRTFRLGIIPGATPGKWIDAWKERMPHVEIELVPLTVAAQREFFDDGAEQVDAGIVRLPVERPEDLHVIPLYEEIPVVVAAIDSFLLATDRLTADDLVRQVLITPADDVLGPLDLPTIAPSFPQVATTEEAIATAASGVGIVVVPMSLARLHHRKDVDYRPLLAGPVSPVGVAWRRDTTTPDVDAFVGIVRGRTTNSSR is encoded by the coding sequence ATGAAGAACGACCGGCGTCGACCTGCACGTGGGGCCCGTCCGGCGCGTCCTGGTTCGGGCAAGCCCGCGCCCAAGAAGGGTGCACAGGGCAAGGGAGCACCGGGCAAGAGTACGCAGAAGAAGGCCCCGGCGAAGCGCTTCGACGAGCCCAAGCCGGCCCCCGAAGAGCCGCGCACGTTCCGCCTCGGGATCATCCCTGGTGCGACGCCCGGCAAGTGGATCGACGCGTGGAAAGAGCGCATGCCGCACGTCGAGATCGAGCTCGTTCCGCTCACCGTCGCCGCGCAGCGCGAGTTCTTCGATGACGGCGCAGAGCAGGTGGATGCTGGGATCGTGCGACTGCCGGTCGAGCGCCCGGAAGACCTGCATGTGATCCCGCTGTACGAAGAGATCCCGGTCGTGGTGGCTGCGATCGATTCGTTCCTGCTGGCGACCGATCGACTGACCGCCGACGACCTGGTCCGACAGGTGCTGATCACCCCGGCCGACGATGTGCTCGGGCCGCTGGATCTGCCGACCATCGCGCCGAGCTTCCCGCAGGTCGCGACCACCGAAGAGGCCATCGCCACAGCCGCGAGCGGCGTCGGGATCGTCGTGGTGCCGATGTCGCTGGCGCGCCTGCATCACCGCAAGGACGTCGACTACCGCCCTCTCCTGGCCGGTCCCGTCTCGCCGGTGGGCGTCGCATGGCGCCGCGACACGACCACGCCCGACGTCGACGCTTTCGTCGGCATCGTGCGCGGCCGCACCACGAACTCCTCGCGCTGA
- a CDS encoding ATP-dependent Clp protease ATP-binding subunit, with protein MSNDFTDGGSGSFDEFLSRYLAGEQARQARSIDLSRFLTARTQQILQRAGRFALERGQTELDALHVLRMIVEDDAVVQAVERIGVRPASIIEAVEARLPMPGEPSSQDAATITPSASRALFHAYQVARSSGSTYIEPEHLFFALVLGQDVPAGQILARAGVTAEALTQGLREPVHAGGEAVPETAAAAASDTPMLDQYGLDLTAQARAGELDPVIGRAGEIEQTIEILSRRTKNNPVLIGEAGVGKTAIVEGLARAIVDDAVPAQLHGRRVIALDLPAMLAGTRYRGDFEERLTKTMDEIAAHKGEIIVFIDEVHTVVGAGGSGEGGMDAGNILKPRLARGDLHLVGATTLSEYRRIEKDPALERRFQPVKVAEPSIEDAVKILEGLKPAYEEHHAVTYADEALRAAVELSARYLPDRVLPDKAIDLIDQAGARLRLRLGVPTDVESLFAELADLEAQKNAAVGAEHYEEALRLRDEMSRVQHRIDEARPSGGGAQLASGSQSAVGSRSAFGSQPAAVVDEVEIAAVISRATGIPVSRLTETERARLGDLESDLHTRVIGQDDAVAAVARAVRRSRTGMGDARRPVGSFLFLGPTGVGKTELAKALADRLFDDENAVIRFDMSEFGERHTVSRLVGAPPGYVGYDEAGQLTERVRRNPYSIVLFDEIEKAHPDVFNLLLQVLDDGRLTDGQGRTVDFRNTVIVMTSNIGSEFLASRSGALGFVASQDGSANGFASQKDLRDRVMGKLREAMRPEFLNRIDEIVLFQKLSRDELGRIVRLMLDASAQRLSARDITLEVTDAAVEWLGEHGYEPEYGARPLRRLIQREVDDRIADLLVAGSLADGGRVRVDAVDDALRVESAALAAV; from the coding sequence ATGTCCAACGACTTCACCGATGGCGGCTCGGGCTCGTTCGACGAGTTCCTTTCCCGCTATCTCGCCGGCGAACAGGCGCGCCAAGCGCGCTCCATCGACCTCAGCCGGTTCCTCACCGCGCGCACGCAGCAGATCCTGCAGCGCGCCGGCCGCTTCGCCCTGGAGCGCGGCCAGACCGAGCTCGACGCACTGCACGTGCTGCGCATGATCGTCGAAGACGACGCCGTCGTGCAGGCGGTCGAGCGGATCGGCGTGCGTCCGGCGTCCATCATCGAGGCCGTCGAAGCGCGCCTGCCCATGCCTGGCGAACCCTCGTCGCAGGATGCGGCGACCATCACGCCCAGCGCCAGCCGGGCGCTGTTCCACGCCTACCAGGTCGCCCGGTCGTCCGGCTCCACCTACATCGAGCCAGAGCACCTCTTCTTCGCACTCGTGCTCGGGCAGGACGTGCCAGCAGGGCAGATCCTGGCGCGCGCCGGCGTCACCGCCGAAGCCCTCACACAGGGGCTGCGCGAGCCCGTGCACGCGGGTGGCGAGGCTGTGCCCGAGACTGCTGCGGCTGCAGCATCCGACACTCCGATGCTCGACCAGTACGGCCTTGACCTCACCGCGCAGGCCAGGGCGGGTGAACTCGACCCCGTCATCGGCCGCGCCGGAGAGATCGAGCAGACCATCGAGATCCTCAGTCGTCGAACGAAGAACAACCCGGTGCTGATCGGGGAGGCCGGCGTCGGCAAGACCGCCATCGTCGAGGGGCTCGCCCGCGCGATCGTCGACGACGCCGTCCCCGCGCAGCTGCACGGCCGCCGCGTCATCGCACTCGACCTGCCCGCGATGCTCGCCGGCACCCGCTACCGCGGCGACTTCGAGGAGCGTCTCACCAAGACCATGGATGAGATCGCCGCGCACAAGGGCGAGATCATCGTCTTCATCGACGAGGTGCACACCGTCGTCGGCGCCGGCGGATCCGGCGAGGGCGGGATGGATGCCGGCAACATCCTCAAGCCGCGCCTGGCGCGCGGCGACCTGCACCTCGTGGGCGCGACCACGCTGAGCGAATACCGCCGCATCGAGAAGGACCCGGCGCTGGAGCGTCGGTTCCAGCCGGTGAAGGTGGCGGAGCCGTCCATCGAAGACGCGGTGAAGATCCTGGAGGGACTGAAGCCGGCCTATGAGGAGCACCACGCCGTGACGTACGCCGACGAGGCGCTGCGCGCCGCCGTCGAACTCAGTGCCCGCTACCTGCCCGACCGCGTGCTGCCGGACAAGGCGATCGACCTGATCGACCAGGCCGGTGCCCGACTGCGGCTGCGCCTCGGCGTGCCGACCGATGTCGAGTCGCTGTTCGCCGAGCTCGCCGACCTGGAGGCGCAGAAGAACGCCGCCGTCGGCGCGGAGCATTATGAGGAGGCGCTGCGCTTGCGTGATGAGATGTCTCGCGTGCAGCACCGCATCGATGAGGCCCGGCCGTCCGGGGGCGGTGCACAACTGGCATCCGGCTCGCAGTCGGCCGTCGGCTCGCGTTCCGCGTTCGGCTCGCAGCCGGCCGCCGTCGTGGACGAGGTCGAGATCGCTGCGGTGATCTCGCGCGCCACCGGCATCCCCGTCAGCCGCCTCACCGAGACCGAGCGCGCGCGACTCGGCGACCTCGAGTCCGACCTGCACACCCGCGTGATCGGGCAGGATGACGCAGTCGCCGCCGTGGCGCGCGCCGTCCGCCGCAGCCGCACCGGCATGGGCGACGCGCGTCGCCCTGTCGGCTCGTTCCTGTTCCTCGGTCCCACCGGGGTCGGCAAGACCGAGCTGGCGAAGGCTCTGGCCGACCGCCTGTTCGACGACGAGAACGCCGTGATCCGCTTCGACATGAGCGAGTTCGGCGAGCGGCACACCGTGTCGCGTCTTGTCGGTGCTCCTCCTGGATACGTCGGCTACGACGAGGCCGGGCAGCTCACCGAGCGCGTGCGGCGCAACCCGTACTCGATCGTGCTGTTCGACGAGATCGAGAAGGCCCACCCTGACGTGTTCAACCTGCTGCTGCAGGTGCTCGACGATGGGCGTCTGACCGATGGCCAGGGCCGCACGGTCGACTTCCGCAACACGGTGATCGTGATGACCTCCAACATCGGGTCGGAGTTTCTCGCGTCGCGGTCGGGTGCGCTCGGCTTCGTGGCATCGCAGGACGGGTCGGCGAACGGTTTCGCGTCGCAGAAGGACCTTCGCGACCGCGTGATGGGCAAGCTGCGTGAGGCGATGCGTCCGGAGTTCCTGAACCGCATCGACGAGATCGTGCTGTTCCAGAAGCTGTCGCGCGACGAGCTCGGACGCATCGTGCGCCTGATGCTGGATGCCAGTGCGCAGCGCCTGTCGGCGAGGGACATCACGCTCGAGGTGACGGATGCCGCGGTGGAGTGGCTCGGCGAGCACGGCTACGAGCCCGAGTACGGTGCGCGTCCGCTGCGCCGGCTGATCCAGCGTGAGGTCGACGATCGCATTGCCGACCTGCTGGTCGCAGGGTCGCTGGCCGATGGCGGTCGGGTGCGGGTGGATGCTGTGGACGACGCGCTGCGCGTGGAGTCCGCTGCGCTCGCCGCGGTCTGA
- a CDS encoding glutaminase has product MTATAELLADARRRLAGVPQEGLGLERTSRWRGARIVRAGTAWHLGVLLLTEDAVLATDEILRAAESVRRGYTAESSRARAERAGQASRGGFADGEVVHVGWRTLDVAAVDAGAASDPLALVGGVPHVRWAPGAALVPLAGYLDEQIALARR; this is encoded by the coding sequence GTGACCGCCACCGCCGAACTGCTCGCCGACGCGCGGCGGCGCCTCGCGGGCGTGCCGCAAGAGGGGCTGGGTCTCGAGCGCACCTCCCGCTGGCGGGGCGCCCGCATCGTACGGGCGGGGACGGCTTGGCACCTGGGCGTGCTGCTGCTCACCGAAGATGCCGTGCTCGCGACCGACGAGATCCTGCGCGCGGCGGAATCCGTCCGCCGCGGGTACACAGCCGAGTCGTCGCGCGCCCGCGCCGAGCGCGCTGGGCAGGCGAGCAGAGGCGGCTTCGCCGATGGCGAGGTCGTGCACGTCGGCTGGCGGACGCTCGATGTCGCCGCAGTGGATGCTGGTGCAGCATCCGATCCGCTCGCGCTCGTCGGCGGCGTGCCGCACGTGCGCTGGGCGCCCGGCGCCGCGCTCGTGCCGTTGGCGGGGTACCTCGACGAGCAGATCGCGCTCGCGCGCCGCTGA
- a CDS encoding cation:proton antiporter, whose protein sequence is MEESALGLVLIPLLAVIAPILARAIGPVLRIPVVVFELVLGIIVGPAVLGWVHPTEIIGALSEFGLAMLFFLAGTEIDFAAIGRRPLARASLGWLLSIALGIGVGFLIAPGDGMIVVAIALSSTALGTLMPILRDAGEMTTPFGRAVTAIGTVGEFLPLIAISIFLSVRSAPLATVVLLVFVALALLAVYAARRIPHGRLHAFVNATLHTSAQFGVRFVLLLVAALVALSVWLDLDMLLGAFVAGAVWRIVMSSASEKDAEQVESKLEGIAFGFLVPIFFLYTGVTFDLQALFASPLAMALVPLLLIALLVIRGAAAQFSATRDMSGRDRTALALLAATGLPIIVAVTAIGVDQGMLETDVAAALVGAGMLSVLLYPLIGMTLRGERAAVQNAKGTLQGEL, encoded by the coding sequence GTGGAAGAGAGCGCCCTCGGACTGGTTCTGATCCCTCTGCTGGCCGTGATCGCGCCGATCCTGGCGCGCGCGATCGGCCCGGTCCTGCGGATCCCGGTGGTCGTCTTCGAGTTGGTGCTCGGCATCATCGTGGGCCCCGCCGTGCTCGGCTGGGTGCATCCGACGGAGATCATCGGAGCGCTCAGCGAATTCGGTCTGGCGATGCTGTTCTTCCTCGCCGGCACCGAGATCGACTTCGCCGCGATCGGCCGTCGGCCGCTGGCTCGTGCCTCGCTGGGCTGGCTGCTCAGCATCGCCCTCGGCATCGGGGTCGGCTTCCTGATCGCGCCGGGTGACGGGATGATCGTGGTCGCGATCGCGCTCAGCTCGACCGCGCTCGGAACGCTGATGCCGATCCTGCGCGACGCCGGCGAGATGACGACCCCGTTCGGACGCGCTGTCACGGCGATCGGCACGGTGGGCGAGTTCCTGCCGCTGATCGCCATCTCGATCTTCCTCAGCGTGCGCTCGGCGCCGCTGGCGACCGTCGTCCTGCTGGTGTTCGTCGCCCTCGCGCTGCTCGCCGTCTATGCAGCCCGCCGCATTCCTCATGGTCGGCTGCATGCGTTCGTCAACGCGACGCTGCACACCTCAGCACAGTTCGGCGTGCGGTTCGTGCTGCTGCTCGTCGCGGCACTGGTGGCGCTGAGCGTGTGGCTTGACCTCGACATGCTGCTCGGTGCCTTCGTCGCCGGCGCCGTGTGGCGGATCGTCATGTCGAGTGCATCCGAGAAGGATGCCGAGCAGGTCGAGAGCAAGCTCGAGGGCATCGCCTTCGGATTCCTGGTGCCGATCTTCTTCCTCTACACAGGCGTGACCTTCGACCTGCAGGCGCTGTTCGCCTCGCCGCTGGCGATGGCGCTCGTGCCGCTGCTGCTGATCGCGTTGCTGGTGATCCGGGGAGCCGCCGCCCAGTTCTCGGCCACTCGTGACATGAGCGGCCGCGACCGGACGGCGCTGGCGCTGCTCGCAGCCACCGGATTGCCGATCATCGTCGCGGTGACGGCCATCGGCGTCGATCAGGGGATGCTCGAAACCGACGTCGCCGCGGCGCTCGTCGGCGCGGGGATGCTGTCGGTGCTGCTGTACCCGCTGATCGGCATGACGCTGCGCGGTGAGCGCGCAGCCGTGCAGAACGCGAAGGGCACGCTGCAGGGGGAACTGTGA
- a CDS encoding GMP synthase, which translates to MSSVLYVCVRPERSAADAEHRSFSRGLGLGMLDRIDLLHASLETVEWQQYDGFVIGGSPFNVTDAVKSDYQQAVEHDLERIATRALDGETTALFTCYGIGVVTRMLGGTVDTTQPEQASATRITLTEAGLADPLFGPGGQDLSVFTAHKESARETPPGAVLLATNAACRVQAYRVGDHLYATQFHPEASPQDFADRMAVYRASGYFDPAQYDATERAVLSASVDGDDLLARFPRLLGG; encoded by the coding sequence ATGTCTTCGGTGCTGTATGTGTGCGTCCGCCCCGAGCGGAGTGCGGCAGACGCCGAGCATCGCTCGTTCAGCCGCGGCCTCGGGCTCGGGATGCTCGATCGGATCGACCTGCTGCACGCATCGCTGGAGACGGTGGAATGGCAGCAGTACGACGGCTTCGTGATCGGCGGCTCACCCTTCAACGTCACCGACGCGGTCAAGAGCGACTACCAGCAGGCGGTCGAGCACGACCTCGAGCGCATCGCCACCCGCGCGCTCGACGGCGAGACGACGGCGCTGTTCACCTGCTACGGCATCGGCGTCGTGACGCGCATGCTCGGCGGCACGGTGGACACCACCCAGCCCGAGCAGGCCAGCGCGACCCGCATCACGCTCACCGAGGCGGGTCTTGCAGATCCGCTGTTCGGGCCTGGGGGCCAGGATCTGTCGGTGTTCACGGCGCACAAGGAATCGGCCCGCGAGACCCCGCCAGGGGCCGTGCTGCTGGCGACCAACGCGGCCTGCCGCGTGCAGGCGTATCGCGTGGGCGACCACCTGTACGCGACCCAGTTCCACCCCGAGGCCTCACCGCAGGACTTCGCCGACCGGATGGCCGTGTACCGGGCATCCGGATACTTCGACCCGGCACAGTACGACGCCACCGAGCGGGCCGTGCTGTCAGCATCCGTCGACGGCGACGACCTGCTCGCACGCTTCCCCCGCCTGCTCGGCGGCTGA